In one window of Azotobacter salinestris DNA:
- a CDS encoding pyruvate kinase, giving the protein MLRRTKIVATLGPATETPEVLEGLIKAGVDVVRLNFSHGKAEEHMARAALVREMAAKHGRFVAILADLQGPKIRISRFAEGKVMLEKGQQFILDAALDKNAGDASRVGIDYEALITDSKPGDILLLDDGRVVLKTLKVEATQLVCEVLVAGPLSNNKGINRQGGGLSASALTDKDCADIKTAASMQVDYLAVATRAGQIKTGSLCRSDRVGKYNQLLRIKEELKGKAPYDASALLKRRCCGGAA; this is encoded by the coding sequence ATGCTGCGTAGAACAAAGATCGTCGCCACCCTCGGCCCAGCCACCGAAACCCCCGAAGTCCTCGAAGGCCTGATCAAGGCCGGCGTCGACGTGGTGCGCCTGAACTTCTCCCACGGCAAGGCCGAGGAGCACATGGCCCGCGCCGCCCTGGTCCGCGAGATGGCCGCCAAGCACGGGCGCTTCGTCGCCATCCTCGCCGACCTGCAGGGGCCGAAGATCCGCATCTCGCGCTTCGCCGAAGGCAAGGTGATGCTGGAGAAGGGCCAGCAGTTCATCCTCGACGCCGCCCTGGACAAGAACGCCGGCGACGCCAGCCGCGTGGGCATCGACTACGAGGCGCTGATCACCGACAGCAAGCCCGGCGACATCCTGCTGCTCGACGACGGCCGCGTGGTGCTCAAGACCCTCAAGGTCGAAGCCACCCAGCTGGTCTGCGAGGTGCTGGTCGCCGGCCCGCTGTCCAACAACAAGGGCATCAACCGTCAGGGCGGCGGCCTGTCCGCCTCGGCGCTGACCGACAAGGACTGCGCGGACATCAAGACCGCCGCGAGCATGCAGGTCGACTACCTGGCGGTGGCGACCCGCGCCGGGCAGATCAAGACCGGCTCGCTGTGCCGCTCGGACCGGGTGGGCAAGTACAACCAGCTGCTGCGCATCAAGGAAGAACTGAAGGGCAAGGCGCCCTATGACGCCTCGGCCCTGCTGAAGCGGCGTTGCTGCGGAGGTGCGGCATGA
- a CDS encoding M10 family metallopeptidase C-terminal domain-containing protein produces the protein MRLNADGTLDTSFGSDGKAIFEIEEGSSDRASSLTVQPDGKILMAGSSYNTKNDNYDFSIIRLNADGTLDTSFSGDGKASFDIEANSDDARSLNMQPDSKILVAVSSSNYSLGNEEFSVIRLNADGTLDTSFSGDGKAPIDFGSGGSESLTVQPDGRILVSGSSYDANSHHYDFSVIRLNADGTLDTSFNGDGKASFDIGGDDDIAHSQTLQSDGKILVAGVSRNTSTHNNEFSVIRLNADGTLDTSFSGDGKASFAIGGYVESRSLAVQPDGKILMAGSSRKGSIISDTTSDDFTVIRLNADGTLDNNFSGDGKASFDIRWNSDKAQSLTVQPDGRILVSGSSYNANSHGYDFSVIRLNADGTLDRSFGALDDDMAILEGTDASDTLSGSNAPELILGKGGDDSLRGEGGDDILDGGAGRDMLRGGLGADVFRFSLREDSHRTSSEGFIDWIIDFNPSQDRIDLSALGFTGLGDGHDGTLAVQENSAGTLTYLKSFEADAEGRRFEITLPGNFAGLLDSGNLIFEPVALEGTEDNDNLQGSPVAEILVGQGGDDRLHGAGGNDLLDGGAGRDRLAGSSGADVFRFSSHDHSYRTDSKSFADRIFDFDPDQDRIDLSPLGFTGLGDGHDGTLAVRVNDAGTRTYLKSFEVDAEGRRFEIVLDGDLSDRLDGGNVLFAPLAIEDTGAGDSLIGSSVAEILVGHGGDDRLHGAGGDDLLDGGLGRDSLIGGTGADLFRFTALEDSYRTDSEGFSDLILDFDAGEDRIDLSALGFTDLGDGHGGTLAVWVNEAGTHTYLKSFEADAEGRRFEIALEGDYGEQLSADVFLFAAPAVTSGPLEVIGRTPTELIG, from the coding sequence ATCCGGCTGAATGCCGATGGCACGCTCGATACCAGCTTCGGCAGCGATGGCAAGGCTATCTTCGAGATCGAGGAAGGGAGCTCCGATAGGGCCAGCAGCCTGACTGTGCAGCCCGACGGCAAGATCCTGATGGCGGGATCCAGCTATAACACTAAAAATGATAATTATGACTTCAGCATTATCCGGCTGAATGCCGACGGCACGCTCGATACCAGCTTCAGTGGCGACGGCAAGGCCTCCTTCGATATCGAAGCAAATTCTGATGATGCTCGTAGCCTGAACATGCAGCCCGACAGCAAGATCCTGGTGGCGGTGTCCAGCTCTAACTACAGCCTCGGTAATGAGGAGTTTAGTGTGATCCGGCTGAACGCCGACGGCACGCTCGATACCAGCTTCAGTGGCGATGGCAAGGCTCCCATTGATTTCGGGAGCGGTGGTAGCGAAAGCCTGACCGTGCAGCCCGACGGCAGGATTCTGGTGTCGGGATCCAGCTATGACGCTAACAGTCATCATTATGACTTCAGCGTGATCCGACTCAATGCCGATGGCACGCTCGATACCAGCTTCAATGGCGATGGCAAGGCCTCCTTCGATATCGGAGGGGACGACGATATCGCCCACAGCCAAACCCTGCAGTCCGACGGCAAGATCCTGGTGGCGGGAGTTAGCCGGAACACCAGCACCCATAATAATGAGTTCAGCGTGATCCGGCTCAATGCCGACGGCACGCTCGATACCAGCTTCAGTGGCGATGGCAAGGCCTCCTTTGCCATCGGAGGGTACGTTGAAAGCCGAAGCCTGGCCGTGCAACCCGACGGCAAGATCCTGATGGCAGGATCTAGTCGCAAAGGCTCCATCATTTCCGACACTACTTCCGACGACTTTACCGTGATCCGGCTGAATGCCGACGGCACGCTCGATAACAACTTCAGTGGCGATGGCAAGGCCTCCTTCGATATCCGGTGGAACAGCGATAAGGCCCAAAGCCTGACCGTGCAGCCCGACGGCAGGATTCTGGTGTCGGGATCCAGCTATAACGCCAACAGTCATGGTTATGACTTCAGCGTGATCCGGCTGAATGCCGACGGCACACTCGATAGGAGTTTTGGCGCCTTGGACGATGATATGGCGATCCTTGAGGGTACCGACGCCAGTGACACGCTGAGTGGCAGCAATGCGCCCGAGCTGATTCTTGGCAAGGGCGGCGACGACAGCCTCCGTGGCGAGGGCGGAGACGATATCCTCGACGGCGGCGCCGGGCGCGACATGCTGAGAGGCGGCTTGGGCGCCGATGTGTTCCGCTTCTCGCTCCGCGAAGATAGCCACCGTACCAGCAGCGAAGGGTTCATCGACTGGATCATCGACTTCAATCCCAGCCAGGATCGGATCGATCTTTCGGCGCTTGGCTTCACCGGGCTGGGCGACGGCCATGATGGCACCCTGGCTGTGCAGGAGAACAGTGCTGGCACTCTTACCTATCTCAAGAGCTTCGAAGCGGATGCCGAGGGGCGGCGTTTCGAGATCACCCTGCCGGGCAACTTCGCCGGCCTGCTCGACAGCGGCAATCTGATCTTCGAGCCTGTCGCTCTTGAGGGCACCGAAGACAATGACAACCTGCAGGGCAGCCCGGTGGCAGAGATCCTCGTCGGCCAGGGAGGCGACGATCGCCTGCATGGCGCCGGCGGCAATGACCTGCTTGACGGCGGCGCCGGGCGCGACAGGCTGGCCGGAAGTAGCGGTGCCGACGTGTTCCGCTTTTCGAGCCACGATCACAGCTACCGCACCGACAGCAAGAGCTTCGCCGACCGGATCTTCGACTTCGATCCCGACCAGGACCGCATCGACCTCTCCCCCCTCGGTTTCACCGGCCTGGGCGATGGCCATGACGGCACCCTGGCCGTGCGGGTCAACGACGCCGGCACGCGGACCTATCTGAAAAGTTTCGAGGTGGATGCCGAAGGAAGGCGTTTCGAGATCGTCCTGGATGGCGATCTCTCCGACCGGCTCGATGGCGGCAATGTGCTCTTCGCACCGCTGGCTATCGAGGACACCGGGGCCGGCGATAGCCTGATCGGCAGCTCGGTGGCCGAGATCCTCGTCGGCCACGGCGGTGATGACCGTCTGCATGGCGCCGGCGGCGACGACCTGCTCGACGGCGGTCTTGGGCGCGACAGCCTGATCGGTGGCACGGGTGCTGACCTGTTCCGCTTCACGGCCCTGGAGGACAGCTACCGCACCGACAGCGAGGGCTTCAGCGACCTGATCCTCGACTTCGACGCCGGCGAGGACCGTATCGACCTGTCGGCGCTCGGCTTCACCGACCTGGGCGATGGCCACGGCGGCACCCTTGCCGTGTGGGTGAACGAGGCGGGCACCCACACCTACCTCAAAAGTTTCGAGGCGGATGCCGAGGGGCGGCGTTTCGAGATCGCCTTGGAAGGCGACTACGGTGAGCAGCTGTCCGCCGACGTCTTCCTTTTTGCCGCACCGGCCGTCACCAGCGGCCCGTTGGAAGTCATCGGCCGCACGCCGACCGAGCTGATCGGCTGA
- the tpiA gene encoding triose-phosphate isomerase: protein MSRKLVIGNWKMNGGQAANRRLLDELLPQLAALQGVEVAVCPPFPYLAQVAALLEGSGVALGAQSLHSLEKGAFTGEVGAGMLRELGCRFVLVGHSERRSLFGECDEVVAEKFAMALRTGLVPVLCVGETLAQRRQGQTEQVVSAQLQAVLRRSGIQGLAAGVIAYEPVWAIGSGETASPEQAQAVHRHIRALLGEFDLERAAATPLLYGGSVKADNARALFAQPDIDGGLIGGASLEAAAFAAICQAASPQQEQEQEQEQEQEQERPQR from the coding sequence ATGAGCCGGAAGCTGGTCATCGGCAACTGGAAGATGAACGGCGGCCAGGCCGCCAATCGGCGCCTGCTGGACGAACTGCTGCCGCAGCTGGCGGCGCTGCAGGGCGTCGAGGTGGCGGTCTGCCCGCCCTTCCCCTACCTGGCGCAGGTCGCTGCCCTGCTGGAGGGCTCCGGCGTGGCGCTGGGCGCGCAGAGCCTGCATAGCCTGGAGAAAGGCGCCTTCACCGGCGAGGTCGGCGCCGGGATGCTCCGCGAGCTGGGCTGCCGCTTCGTGCTGGTCGGCCACTCGGAGCGGCGCAGCCTGTTCGGCGAGTGCGACGAGGTGGTGGCGGAGAAGTTCGCCATGGCGCTGCGGACCGGCCTGGTGCCGGTGCTCTGCGTCGGCGAGACGCTGGCGCAGCGCCGCCAGGGCCAGACCGAGCAGGTGGTGTCCGCCCAGTTGCAGGCGGTCCTGCGCCGCTCGGGCATCCAGGGCCTCGCCGCCGGGGTGATCGCCTACGAGCCGGTATGGGCCATCGGCAGCGGCGAGACCGCCAGCCCGGAACAGGCCCAGGCAGTGCACCGACACATCCGCGCGCTGCTCGGCGAGTTCGACCTCGAGCGGGCCGCCGCCACGCCGCTCCTCTACGGCGGCAGCGTCAAGGCCGACAACGCTAGAGCGCTGTTCGCCCAGCCGGACATCGACGGCGGGCTGATCGGTGGCGCCTCGCTGGAGGCGGCGGCGTTCGCCGCGATCTGCCAGGCTGCCAGCCCACAACAAGAACAAGAACAAGAACAAGAACAAGAACAAGAACAAGAGAGACCACAACGATGA
- a CDS encoding IS630 family transposase has protein sequence MKTGRPAVRIELTEQEHAELTRRRARHKGPADMQLRAEIILSCARGESGSSIARRLGITAQTVSRWRLRFARLGLQGLNDEPRSGRPRSISDEKVQEVVDRVRQTRPDDASHWSSRRMSKATHISPASVQRIWRAFGLKPHLEHTFKLSTDPAFVDKVQDIVGLYLNPPDKALVLCVDEKSQIQALNRTQPGLPLEPGYPATRTHDYQRHGTTSLFAALDVATGEVIGRLKRRHRSAEFLEFLRAIEETVESDKAIHLIMDNYAVHKTDKVRAWLVAHPRYHVHFTPTSASWLNLVERFFSMLTQKWIKRQAHTSVKDLEQSIEYYLATYNQNPRPFRWRKGAGEILASVGRAARALQRNNEANL, from the coding sequence ATGAAAACAGGCCGCCCAGCCGTTCGGATCGAACTGACCGAACAAGAGCATGCCGAACTCACCCGCCGCCGAGCCAGGCACAAGGGGCCTGCCGATATGCAGCTGCGCGCCGAGATCATTCTGTCCTGCGCTCGAGGCGAGTCCGGCTCTTCCATTGCTCGACGGCTCGGCATTACGGCGCAAACCGTTTCGAGGTGGCGCCTTCGCTTCGCCCGTTTGGGCCTGCAAGGCCTCAATGACGAGCCGCGCTCAGGCCGCCCACGCAGCATCAGTGATGAAAAGGTCCAGGAAGTGGTCGACCGGGTGCGGCAGACCCGGCCCGACGATGCCAGCCATTGGAGCTCGCGCCGGATGAGCAAGGCCACCCATATTTCACCGGCGAGCGTACAGCGTATCTGGCGAGCCTTCGGGCTCAAGCCTCACCTGGAGCACACCTTCAAGCTGTCCACCGATCCTGCCTTTGTCGACAAGGTGCAGGATATCGTAGGGCTCTACCTGAATCCGCCGGATAAAGCGCTGGTACTGTGCGTCGATGAGAAAAGCCAGATCCAGGCGCTCAATCGAACACAGCCGGGGCTGCCGCTGGAGCCTGGGTATCCGGCGACCCGTACCCATGATTATCAGCGCCATGGCACGACGTCCTTGTTTGCCGCCCTGGATGTGGCCACCGGCGAGGTGATCGGACGTCTCAAGCGCCGTCACCGCAGCGCAGAATTCCTGGAGTTTCTCAGGGCCATCGAGGAAACGGTCGAGAGCGACAAGGCCATACACCTGATCATGGATAACTATGCCGTGCACAAGACCGACAAGGTGCGTGCCTGGCTTGTCGCACACCCGCGTTATCACGTGCATTTCACCCCGACGTCTGCGTCATGGCTGAATCTGGTGGAGCGCTTTTTCTCGATGCTCACCCAGAAGTGGATAAAGCGCCAGGCCCATACCAGCGTGAAGGATCTCGAGCAGTCCATCGAGTATTACCTGGCGACCTACAACCAGAATCCAAGGCCCTTCCGCTGGCGTAAGGGAGCAGGTGAAATCCTGGCCTCTGTCGGCAGGGCTGCTCGAGCCTTGCAAAGAAATAATGAAGCGAACTTGTGA
- a CDS encoding FadR/GntR family transcriptional regulator, with protein sequence MDYRQPKPRKSQHARIVHELGRLIVSGRLKPEEKLPAEAQLCEDYDVSRTVLREATRVLVAKGLVYSKPRVGSVVRPRQDWHLLDPDVLHWLMQSTPQNEFFDKLSSVRCIIEPASAALAAVNATPEDLEAIAEAYARMEAAKDPESFLEPDLDFHSRIAEATHNELLAHLCNMFSLALRESMTHSNRRPNLHELALPRHKAILTAIQNRDTLGARHASLVQLEDARAALSAVLGEDFPL encoded by the coding sequence ATGGATTACCGCCAGCCCAAACCCCGCAAGAGCCAGCACGCCCGCATCGTGCACGAACTCGGCCGCCTGATCGTCTCCGGCCGCCTCAAGCCCGAGGAGAAACTGCCCGCCGAGGCGCAGCTCTGCGAGGACTACGACGTCAGCCGCACGGTGCTGCGCGAGGCGACCCGGGTGCTGGTGGCCAAGGGCCTGGTCTATTCCAAGCCACGCGTCGGCAGCGTGGTGCGGCCGCGCCAGGACTGGCACCTGCTCGACCCGGACGTGCTGCATTGGCTGATGCAGAGTACGCCGCAGAACGAGTTCTTCGACAAGCTGTCGAGCGTGCGCTGCATCATCGAGCCGGCCTCGGCCGCGCTGGCCGCGGTCAACGCCACCCCCGAGGATCTCGAGGCCATCGCCGAGGCTTATGCGCGCATGGAGGCGGCCAAGGACCCGGAAAGCTTCCTGGAGCCCGACCTGGACTTTCACAGCCGGATCGCCGAGGCCACCCACAACGAGCTGCTGGCGCACCTGTGCAACATGTTCTCGCTGGCCCTGCGCGAGTCGATGACCCATTCCAACCGGCGGCCCAACCTTCACGAGCTGGCCCTTCCACGGCACAAGGCGATCCTCACCGCCATCCAGAACCGCGACACCCTGGGCGCGCGGCATGCCTCGCTGGTCCAACTGGAGGACGCGCGTGCCGCATTGAGCGCGGTGCTGGGGGAGGATTTCCCACTTTAA
- a CDS encoding IS5 family transposase, with protein sequence MKQLSFADAEYAGKRKQTRRERFLLEMDQVVPWQGLIALIEPYYPKGEGGRPAYPLAAMLRVHLMQNWFGYSDPAMEEALYETTLLRQFAGLSLERIPDETTLLNFRRLLEKHELAGGILEVINGYLGERGLSLRQGTIVDATLIHAPSSTKNKDGKRDPEMHSTKKGNQYYFGAKAHIGADAESGLVHSVVVTAANVADVTQVDQLLHGEENVVSADAGYTGVEKRPEHEGRQVIWQVAARRSTYKKHGKRSALYKAIRKIEKAKAQVRAKVEHPFRVIKRQFGYTKVRFRGLAKNTSQLVTLFALSNLWMARRYLLANAGEVRL encoded by the coding sequence ATGAAGCAACTGTCCTTCGCCGATGCCGAGTATGCCGGCAAGCGCAAGCAGACCCGCCGCGAGCGCTTCCTGCTCGAGATGGACCAGGTGGTGCCGTGGCAGGGGCTGATCGCCCTGATCGAGCCCTACTATCCCAAGGGCGAAGGCGGTCGGCCCGCCTACCCGCTGGCAGCCATGCTGCGCGTGCACCTGATGCAGAACTGGTTCGGCTACAGCGATCCGGCGATGGAGGAAGCGCTGTACGAAACCACTCTCCTGCGCCAGTTCGCCGGCCTGAGCCTGGAGCGCATCCCGGACGAAACGACCCTCCTCAACTTCCGTCGCCTGCTGGAGAAGCACGAACTGGCCGGGGGAATACTGGAGGTGATCAACGGCTATCTGGGCGAGCGCGGACTGTCGCTGCGCCAGGGCACCATTGTCGACGCCACCCTGATCCATGCGCCGAGCTCGACGAAGAACAAGGACGGCAAGCGCGACCCGGAAATGCACTCGACGAAGAAGGGCAACCAGTACTACTTCGGCGCAAAAGCTCACATTGGTGCCGACGCTGAGTCGGGTCTGGTGCACAGCGTGGTGGTCACGGCAGCCAACGTGGCAGATGTCACCCAAGTCGACCAACTGCTGCATGGCGAGGAAAACGTAGTGAGTGCCGATGCGGGCTATACCGGCGTAGAGAAGCGCCCCGAGCATGAAGGTCGGCAGGTCATCTGGCAGGTCGCGGCCCGGCGCAGTACCTACAAGAAGCATGGCAAGCGTAGCGCCTTATACAAAGCGATCCGCAAGATCGAGAAGGCCAAGGCCCAGGTACGAGCCAAGGTCGAACATCCGTTCCGCGTGATCAAGCGCCAGTTTGGCTACACCAAGGTGCGCTTCCGGGGATTGGCCAAAAACACGTCACAGTTGGTGACGCTGTTCGCCTTGTCGAATCTGTGGATGGCGCGCCGATATTTACTGGCGAATGCAGGAGAGGTGCGCCTGTAA
- a CDS encoding IS630 family transposase has protein sequence MKTGRPAVRIELTEQEHAELTRRRARHKGPADMQLRAEIILSCARGESGSSIARRLGITAQTVSRWRLRFARLGLQGLNDEPRSGRPRSISDEKVQEVVDRVRQTRPDDASHWSSRRMSKATHISPASVQRIWRAFGLKPHLEHTFKLSTDPAFVDKVQDIVGLYLNPPDKALVLCVDEKSQIQALNRTQPGLPLEPGYPATRTHDYQRHGTTSLFAALDVATGEVIGRLKRRHRSAEFLEFLRAIEETVESDKAIHLIMDNYAVHKTDKVRAWLVAHPRYHVHFTPTSASWLNLVERFFSMLTQKWIKRQAHTSVKDLEQSIEYYLATYNQNPRPFRWRKGAGEILASVGRAARALQRNNEANL, from the coding sequence ATGAAAACAGGCCGCCCAGCCGTTCGGATCGAACTGACCGAACAAGAGCATGCCGAACTCACCCGCCGCCGAGCCAGGCACAAGGGGCCTGCCGATATGCAGCTGCGCGCCGAGATCATTCTGTCCTGCGCTCGAGGCGAGTCCGGCTCTTCCATTGCTCGACGGCTCGGCATTACGGCGCAAACCGTTTCGAGGTGGCGCCTTCGCTTCGCCCGTTTGGGCCTGCAAGGCCTCAATGACGAGCCGCGCTCAGGCCGCCCACGCAGCATCAGTGATGAAAAGGTCCAGGAAGTGGTCGACCGGGTGCGGCAGACCAGGCCCGACGATGCCAGTCATTGGAGCTCGCGCCGGATGAGCAAGGCCACCCATATTTCACCGGCGAGCGTACAGCGTATCTGGCGAGCCTTCGGGCTCAAGCCTCACCTGGAGCACACCTTCAAGCTGTCCACCGATCCCGCCTTTGTCGACAAGGTGCAGGATATCGTAGGGCTCTACCTGAATCCGCCGGATAAGGCGCTGGTACTGTGCGTCGATGAGAAAAGCCAGATCCAGGCGCTCAATCGAACACAGCCGGGGCTGCCGCTGGAGCCTGGGTATCCGGCGACCCGTACCCATGATTATCAGCGCCATGGCACGACGTCCTTGTTTGCCGCCCTGGATGTGGCCACCGGCGAGGTGATCGGACGTCTCAAGCGCCGTCACCGCAGCGCAGAATTCCTGGAGTTTCTCAGGGCCATCGAGGAAACGGTCGAGAGCGACAAGGCCATACACCTGATCATGGATAACTATGCCGTGCACAAGACCGACAAGGTGCGTGCCTGGCTTGTCGCACACCCGCGTTATCACGTGCATTTCACCCCGACGTCTGCGTCATGGCTGAATCTGGTGGAGCGCTTTTTCTCGATGCTCACCCAGAAGTGGATAAAGCGCCAGGCCCATACCAGCGTGAAGGATCTCGAGCAGTCCATCGAGTATTACCTGGCGACCTACAACCAGAATCCAAGGCCCTTCCGCTGGCGTAAGGGAGCAGGTGAAATCCTGGCCTCTGTCGGCAGGGCTGCTCGAGCCTTGCAAAGAAATAATGAAGCGAACTTGTGA